From a single Equus asinus isolate D_3611 breed Donkey chromosome 2, EquAss-T2T_v2, whole genome shotgun sequence genomic region:
- the MAN2C1 gene encoding alpha-mannosidase 2C1 isoform X5, whose protein sequence is MTLYVEVACNGLLGAGKGTMIAAPDPEKMFQVSRAELAVFHQDVHKLLVDLELLLGMAKGLGEDNQRSFQALYTANQIVNVCDPAQPETFPVAQALASKFFGQRGGESQHTIHAMGHCHIDTAWLWPFKETVRKCARSWVTAVQLMEQNPEFIFVCSQAQQLEWVKSHYPGLHAQLQEFACRGQFVPVGGTWVEMDGNLPSGEAMVRQFLQGQNFFLQEFGKMCSEFWLPDTFGYSAQLPQIMRSCGIRHFLTQKLSWNLVNSFPHHTFFWEGLDGSRVLAHFPPGDSYGMQGSVEEVLKTVTKNQDKGRTNHSAFLFGFGDGGGGPTQTMVDRLKRLRNTDGLPRVQLSSPGQLFSALESDSGQLCTWVGELFLELHNGTYTTHAQIKKGNRECERILHDVELLSSLALARSAHFLYPAAQLQDLWRLLLLNQFHDVVTGSCIQLVAEEAVCHYEDIRSHGNTLLSAAAAALCAGEPGPKGLLIVNTLPWKRTEVLALPRPGGAHSLALVTVPSMGYAPAPAPTSLQPLLPQQPVFVVQETDGSVTLDNGIIRVRLDPTGCLTSLVLVASGREAIAEGTVGNQFVLFDDVPLYWDAWDVMDYHLETRKPVLGQAGTLAVGTEGGVRGSAWFLLQISANSRLSQEVVLDVGCPYVRFHTEVHWHEAHKFLKVEFPARVRSPQATYEVQFGHLQRPTHYNTSWDWARFEVWAHRWMDLSEHGFGLALLNDSKYGASVRGSVLSLSLLRAPKAPDATADMGRHEFTYALMPHEGSFQDAGVIRAAYSVNFPLLVLPTPGPAPAAAWSAFSVSSPAVVLETVKQAETSPQGRTLVLRLYEAHGSHVDCWLHTSLPVQEAVLCDLLERRDPAGHLPLRDARLKLTFSPFQVRSLLLVLQPPPN, encoded by the exons ATGACCCTCTATGTGGAAGTAGCCTGCAATGGCCTCCTGGGGGCCGGTAAGGGAACCATGATTGCAGCCCCtgacccagagaagatgttccaAGTGAGCCGGGCTGAGCTGGCCGTGTTCCACCAAGATGTCCACAAGCTCTTGGTGGATCTGGAGCTGCTGCTGGGCATGGCCAAG GGCCTCGGGGAAGACAACCAGCGCAGCTTCCAGGCCCTATACACAGCCAACCAGATCGTGAACGTGTGTGACCCTGCCCAGCCTGAGACCTTCCCAGtggcccaggccctggcctcCAAGTTCTTTGGCCAACGTGGAGGTGAAAGCCAACATACCATCCACGCCATGGGGCACTGTCACATTGATACAG CCTGGCTTTGGCCCTTCAAAGAGACTGTGCGGAAATGTGCCCGGAGCTGGGTGACAGCCGTGCAGCTGATGGAGCAGAACCCTGAGTTCATCTTTGTCTGCTCCCAG GCACAGCAGCTCGAGTGGGTGAAGAGCCACTACCCTGGGCTGCATGCCCAGCTCCAGGAGTTCGCCTGCCGTGGGCAGTTTGTGCCTGTGGGGGGCACCTGGGTGGAGATG GATGGGAACCTTCCCAGTGGagaggccatggtgaggcagttCCTGCAGGGCCAGAACTTCTTCCTGCAGGAGTTTGGGAAGATGTGCTCCGAG TTCTGGCTGCCAGATACGTTTGGCTACTCAGCGCAGCTCCCCCAGATCATGCGCAGCTGTGGCATCCGGCACTTCCTGACCCAAAAGCTGAGCTGGAACTTGGTGAACTCCTTTCCG CACCATACCTTTTTCTGGGAGGGGCTGGATGGCTCTCGTGTGCTGGCCCACTTCCCACCTGGTGACTCATATGGAATGCAGGGCAGTGTGGAGGAG GTGCTGAAGACCGTGACCAAAAATCAGGACAAAGGGCGGACCAACCACAGTGCTTTTCTCTTTGGCTTTGGGGATGGAGGTGGCGGCCCCACCCAGACCATGGTGGACCGCTTGAAGCGGCTGCGCAATACAGATGGGCTGCCCAG AGTGCAGCTGTCTTCTCCGGGGCAACTCTTCTCAGCGCTGGAGAGCGACTCGGGGCAGCTGTGCACATGGGTCGGGGAGCTCTTCCTGGAGCTGCACAATGGCACCTATACCACACATGCCCAG ATCAAGAAGGGGAACCGGGAATGTGAGCGGATCCTGCACGACGTGGAGCTGCTCAGCAGCCTGGCCCTGGCCCGAAGTGCCCACTTCCTATACCCGGCAGCCCAGCTGCAGGACCTCTGGAG GCTCCTGCTCCTGAACCAGTTCCATGACGTGGTGACTGGAAGCTGCATCCAGCTGGTGGCGGAGGAAGCCGTGTGCCACTATGAAG ACATCCGTTCCCATGGCAACACACTGCTCAGTGCTGCAGCCGCCGCCCTGTGTGCTGGAGAGCCAGGTCCCAAGGGCCTCCTCATTGTCAACACACTGCCCTGGAAGCGCACTGAAGTGTTGGCCCTGCCCAGGCCTGGCGGGGCCCACAGCCTAG CCCTGGTGACAGTACCCAGCATGGGCTAtgctcctgctcctgcccccacctcacTGCAGCCCCTGCTGCCCCAGCAGCCTGTGTTCGTGGTGCAAGAG ACTGATGGTTCTGTGACTCTGGACAACGGCATCATCCGGGTGAGGCTGGACCCGACTGGCTGCCTGACATCCCTGGTGCTGGTGGCCTCTGGCAG GGAGGCCATTGCTGAGGGCACTGTGGGGAACCAGTTTGTGCTGTTTGATGATGTCCCCCTGTACTGGGACGCATGGGACGTCATGGACTACCACCTAGAGACACG GAAGCCAGTGCTGGGCCAGGCAGGAACCTTGGCAGTGGGCACTGAGGGCGGCGTGCGGGGCAGCGCCTGGTTCCTGCTGCAGATCAGTGCCAACAGTCGGCTCAGCCAGGAGGTCGTGCTAGATGTTGGTTGCCCCTATGTCCGCTTCCACACTGAG gtgcACTGGCATGAGGCCCACAAGTTCCTGAAGGTGGAGTTCCCTGCCCGTGTGCGGAGCCCCCAGGCCACCTATGAGGTCCAGTTTGGACATCTGCAGCGGCCCACCCACTACAACACCTCTTGGGACTGGGCTCGATTTGAG GTGTGGGCGCACCGCTGGATGGATCTGTCAGAGCACGGCTTCGGGCTGGCCCTGCTCAACGACTCCAAGTACGGCGCGTCGGTGCGAGGCAGCGTCCTCAGCCTCTCACT CTTGCGGGCGCCTAAAGCCCCTGATGCCACTGCCGACATGGGGCGCCACGAGTTCACCTACGCGCTGATGCCACACGAGG GCTCCTTCCAGGACGCTGGCGTTATCCGCGCTGCCTACAGCGTCAACTTCCCCCTGCTGGTGCTGCCCACCCCCGGCCCTGCGCCCGCCGCCGCCTGGAGCGCCTTCTCCGTGTCCTCGCCCGCGGTGGTGTTGGAGACAGTCAAGCAG GCTGAGACCAGCCCCCAGGGCCGCACGCTGGTCCTGAGGCTGTACGAGGCCCACGGCAGCCACGTTGACTGCTGGCTGCACACGTCGCTGCCGGTTCAGGAGGCCGTCCT CTGCGACCTCCTGGAGCGGCGCGACCCTGCTGGCCACCTGCCCCTTCGGGACGCCCGCCTAAAGCTCACCTTTTCTCCCTTCCAAGTGCGGTCCCTGTTGCTCGTGCTGCAGCCCCCACCGAATTGA
- the MAN2C1 gene encoding alpha-mannosidase 2C1 isoform X1: protein MAMAAAPALKHWRTTLERVEKFVSPLYFTDCNLRGRLFGDSCPVAALSSFLTPERLPYQEAVQQDFRPAQVGDSFGPTWWTCWFRVELTIPEAWVGQEVHLRWESDGEGLVWRDGEPVQGLTKEGEKTSYVLTDRLGEGDPRSMTLYVEVACNGLLGAGKGTMIAAPDPEKMFQVSRAELAVFHQDVHKLLVDLELLLGMAKGLGEDNQRSFQALYTANQIVNVCDPAQPETFPVAQALASKFFGQRGGESQHTIHAMGHCHIDTAWLWPFKETVRKCARSWVTAVQLMEQNPEFIFVCSQAQQLEWVKSHYPGLHAQLQEFACRGQFVPVGGTWVEMDGNLPSGEAMVRQFLQGQNFFLQEFGKMCSEFWLPDTFGYSAQLPQIMRSCGIRHFLTQKLSWNLVNSFPHHTFFWEGLDGSRVLAHFPPGDSYGMQGSVEEVLKTVTKNQDKGRTNHSAFLFGFGDGGGGPTQTMVDRLKRLRNTDGLPRVQLSSPGQLFSALESDSGQLCTWVGELFLELHNGTYTTHAQIKKGNRECERILHDVELLSSLALARSAHFLYPAAQLQDLWRLLLLNQFHDVVTGSCIQLVAEEAVCHYEDIRSHGNTLLSAAAAALCAGEPGPKGLLIVNTLPWKRTEVLALPRPGGAHSLALVTVPSMGYAPAPAPTSLQPLLPQQPVFVVQETDGSVTLDNGIIRVRLDPTGCLTSLVLVASGREAIAEGTVGNQFVLFDDVPLYWDAWDVMDYHLETRKPVLGQAGTLAVGTEGGVRGSAWFLLQISANSRLSQEVVLDVGCPYVRFHTEVHWHEAHKFLKVEFPARVRSPQATYEVQFGHLQRPTHYNTSWDWARFEVWAHRWMDLSEHGFGLALLNDSKYGASVRGSVLSLSLLRAPKAPDATADMGRHEFTYALMPHEGSFQDAGVIRAAYSVNFPLLVLPTPGPAPAAAWSAFSVSSPAVVLETVKQAETSPQGRTLVLRLYEAHGSHVDCWLHTSLPVQEAVLCDLLERRDPAGHLPLRDARLKLTFSPFQVRSLLLVLQPPPN, encoded by the exons ATGGCAATGGCGGCGGCGCCGGCCCTGAAGCACTGGCGCACTACGCTGGAGCGGGTGGAGAAATTCGTGTCGCCGCTCTACTTTACCGACTGTAACCTCCGCGGCAG GCTCTTCGGGGACAGCTGCCCGGTGGCCGCGCTCTCCAGTTTCTTGACGCCGGAGAGGCTTCCCTACCAGGAGGCCGTCCAGCAAGACTTCCGCCCCGCGCAGGTCGGCGACAGCTTCGGACCCAC ATGGTGGACCTGTTGGTTCCGAGTGGAGCTGACTATCCCGGAAGCATGGGTGGGTCAGGAAGTTCACCTTCGCTGGGAAAGTGATGGAGAAGGCCTGGTGTGGCGCGATGGGGAACCTGTCCAG GGTTTGACCAAAGAGGGGGAGAAGACCAGCTATGTCCTGACTGACAGGCTGGGGGAAGGAGACCCCCGGAG CATGACCCTCTATGTGGAAGTAGCCTGCAATGGCCTCCTGGGGGCCGGTAAGGGAACCATGATTGCAGCCCCtgacccagagaagatgttccaAGTGAGCCGGGCTGAGCTGGCCGTGTTCCACCAAGATGTCCACAAGCTCTTGGTGGATCTGGAGCTGCTGCTGGGCATGGCCAAG GGCCTCGGGGAAGACAACCAGCGCAGCTTCCAGGCCCTATACACAGCCAACCAGATCGTGAACGTGTGTGACCCTGCCCAGCCTGAGACCTTCCCAGtggcccaggccctggcctcCAAGTTCTTTGGCCAACGTGGAGGTGAAAGCCAACATACCATCCACGCCATGGGGCACTGTCACATTGATACAG CCTGGCTTTGGCCCTTCAAAGAGACTGTGCGGAAATGTGCCCGGAGCTGGGTGACAGCCGTGCAGCTGATGGAGCAGAACCCTGAGTTCATCTTTGTCTGCTCCCAG GCACAGCAGCTCGAGTGGGTGAAGAGCCACTACCCTGGGCTGCATGCCCAGCTCCAGGAGTTCGCCTGCCGTGGGCAGTTTGTGCCTGTGGGGGGCACCTGGGTGGAGATG GATGGGAACCTTCCCAGTGGagaggccatggtgaggcagttCCTGCAGGGCCAGAACTTCTTCCTGCAGGAGTTTGGGAAGATGTGCTCCGAG TTCTGGCTGCCAGATACGTTTGGCTACTCAGCGCAGCTCCCCCAGATCATGCGCAGCTGTGGCATCCGGCACTTCCTGACCCAAAAGCTGAGCTGGAACTTGGTGAACTCCTTTCCG CACCATACCTTTTTCTGGGAGGGGCTGGATGGCTCTCGTGTGCTGGCCCACTTCCCACCTGGTGACTCATATGGAATGCAGGGCAGTGTGGAGGAG GTGCTGAAGACCGTGACCAAAAATCAGGACAAAGGGCGGACCAACCACAGTGCTTTTCTCTTTGGCTTTGGGGATGGAGGTGGCGGCCCCACCCAGACCATGGTGGACCGCTTGAAGCGGCTGCGCAATACAGATGGGCTGCCCAG AGTGCAGCTGTCTTCTCCGGGGCAACTCTTCTCAGCGCTGGAGAGCGACTCGGGGCAGCTGTGCACATGGGTCGGGGAGCTCTTCCTGGAGCTGCACAATGGCACCTATACCACACATGCCCAG ATCAAGAAGGGGAACCGGGAATGTGAGCGGATCCTGCACGACGTGGAGCTGCTCAGCAGCCTGGCCCTGGCCCGAAGTGCCCACTTCCTATACCCGGCAGCCCAGCTGCAGGACCTCTGGAG GCTCCTGCTCCTGAACCAGTTCCATGACGTGGTGACTGGAAGCTGCATCCAGCTGGTGGCGGAGGAAGCCGTGTGCCACTATGAAG ACATCCGTTCCCATGGCAACACACTGCTCAGTGCTGCAGCCGCCGCCCTGTGTGCTGGAGAGCCAGGTCCCAAGGGCCTCCTCATTGTCAACACACTGCCCTGGAAGCGCACTGAAGTGTTGGCCCTGCCCAGGCCTGGCGGGGCCCACAGCCTAG CCCTGGTGACAGTACCCAGCATGGGCTAtgctcctgctcctgcccccacctcacTGCAGCCCCTGCTGCCCCAGCAGCCTGTGTTCGTGGTGCAAGAG ACTGATGGTTCTGTGACTCTGGACAACGGCATCATCCGGGTGAGGCTGGACCCGACTGGCTGCCTGACATCCCTGGTGCTGGTGGCCTCTGGCAG GGAGGCCATTGCTGAGGGCACTGTGGGGAACCAGTTTGTGCTGTTTGATGATGTCCCCCTGTACTGGGACGCATGGGACGTCATGGACTACCACCTAGAGACACG GAAGCCAGTGCTGGGCCAGGCAGGAACCTTGGCAGTGGGCACTGAGGGCGGCGTGCGGGGCAGCGCCTGGTTCCTGCTGCAGATCAGTGCCAACAGTCGGCTCAGCCAGGAGGTCGTGCTAGATGTTGGTTGCCCCTATGTCCGCTTCCACACTGAG gtgcACTGGCATGAGGCCCACAAGTTCCTGAAGGTGGAGTTCCCTGCCCGTGTGCGGAGCCCCCAGGCCACCTATGAGGTCCAGTTTGGACATCTGCAGCGGCCCACCCACTACAACACCTCTTGGGACTGGGCTCGATTTGAG GTGTGGGCGCACCGCTGGATGGATCTGTCAGAGCACGGCTTCGGGCTGGCCCTGCTCAACGACTCCAAGTACGGCGCGTCGGTGCGAGGCAGCGTCCTCAGCCTCTCACT CTTGCGGGCGCCTAAAGCCCCTGATGCCACTGCCGACATGGGGCGCCACGAGTTCACCTACGCGCTGATGCCACACGAGG GCTCCTTCCAGGACGCTGGCGTTATCCGCGCTGCCTACAGCGTCAACTTCCCCCTGCTGGTGCTGCCCACCCCCGGCCCTGCGCCCGCCGCCGCCTGGAGCGCCTTCTCCGTGTCCTCGCCCGCGGTGGTGTTGGAGACAGTCAAGCAG GCTGAGACCAGCCCCCAGGGCCGCACGCTGGTCCTGAGGCTGTACGAGGCCCACGGCAGCCACGTTGACTGCTGGCTGCACACGTCGCTGCCGGTTCAGGAGGCCGTCCT CTGCGACCTCCTGGAGCGGCGCGACCCTGCTGGCCACCTGCCCCTTCGGGACGCCCGCCTAAAGCTCACCTTTTCTCCCTTCCAAGTGCGGTCCCTGTTGCTCGTGCTGCAGCCCCCACCGAATTGA
- the MAN2C1 gene encoding alpha-mannosidase 2C1 isoform X4 codes for MAMAAAPALKHWRTTLERVEKFVSPLYFTDCNLRGRLFGDSCPVAALSSFLTPERLPYQEAVQQDFRPAQVGDSFGPTWWTCWFRVELTIPEAWVGQEVHLRWESDGEGLVWRDGEPVQGLTKEGEKTSYVLTDRLGEGDPRSMTLYVEVACNGLLGAGKGTMIAAPDPEKMFQVSRAELAVFHQDVHKLLVDLELLLGMAKGLGEDNQRSFQALYTANQIVNVCDPAQPETFPVAQALASKFFGQRGGESQHTIHAMGHCHIDTAWLWPFKETVRKCARSWVTAVQLMEQNPEFIFVCSQDGNLPSGEAMVRQFLQGQNFFLQEFGKMCSEFWLPDTFGYSAQLPQIMRSCGIRHFLTQKLSWNLVNSFPHHTFFWEGLDGSRVLAHFPPGDSYGMQGSVEEVLKTVTKNQDKGRTNHSAFLFGFGDGGGGPTQTMVDRLKRLRNTDGLPRVQLSSPGQLFSALESDSGQLCTWVGELFLELHNGTYTTHAQIKKGNRECERILHDVELLSSLALARSAHFLYPAAQLQDLWRLLLLNQFHDVVTGSCIQLVAEEAVCHYEDIRSHGNTLLSAAAAALCAGEPGPKGLLIVNTLPWKRTEVLALPRPGGAHSLALVTVPSMGYAPAPAPTSLQPLLPQQPVFVVQETDGSVTLDNGIIRVRLDPTGCLTSLVLVASGREAIAEGTVGNQFVLFDDVPLYWDAWDVMDYHLETRKPVLGQAGTLAVGTEGGVRGSAWFLLQISANSRLSQEVVLDVGCPYVRFHTEVHWHEAHKFLKVEFPARVRSPQATYEVQFGHLQRPTHYNTSWDWARFEVWAHRWMDLSEHGFGLALLNDSKYGASVRGSVLSLSLLRAPKAPDATADMGRHEFTYALMPHEGSFQDAGVIRAAYSVNFPLLVLPTPGPAPAAAWSAFSVSSPAVVLETVKQAETSPQGRTLVLRLYEAHGSHVDCWLHTSLPVQEAVLCDLLERRDPAGHLPLRDARLKLTFSPFQVRSLLLVLQPPPN; via the exons ATGGCAATGGCGGCGGCGCCGGCCCTGAAGCACTGGCGCACTACGCTGGAGCGGGTGGAGAAATTCGTGTCGCCGCTCTACTTTACCGACTGTAACCTCCGCGGCAG GCTCTTCGGGGACAGCTGCCCGGTGGCCGCGCTCTCCAGTTTCTTGACGCCGGAGAGGCTTCCCTACCAGGAGGCCGTCCAGCAAGACTTCCGCCCCGCGCAGGTCGGCGACAGCTTCGGACCCAC ATGGTGGACCTGTTGGTTCCGAGTGGAGCTGACTATCCCGGAAGCATGGGTGGGTCAGGAAGTTCACCTTCGCTGGGAAAGTGATGGAGAAGGCCTGGTGTGGCGCGATGGGGAACCTGTCCAG GGTTTGACCAAAGAGGGGGAGAAGACCAGCTATGTCCTGACTGACAGGCTGGGGGAAGGAGACCCCCGGAG CATGACCCTCTATGTGGAAGTAGCCTGCAATGGCCTCCTGGGGGCCGGTAAGGGAACCATGATTGCAGCCCCtgacccagagaagatgttccaAGTGAGCCGGGCTGAGCTGGCCGTGTTCCACCAAGATGTCCACAAGCTCTTGGTGGATCTGGAGCTGCTGCTGGGCATGGCCAAG GGCCTCGGGGAAGACAACCAGCGCAGCTTCCAGGCCCTATACACAGCCAACCAGATCGTGAACGTGTGTGACCCTGCCCAGCCTGAGACCTTCCCAGtggcccaggccctggcctcCAAGTTCTTTGGCCAACGTGGAGGTGAAAGCCAACATACCATCCACGCCATGGGGCACTGTCACATTGATACAG CCTGGCTTTGGCCCTTCAAAGAGACTGTGCGGAAATGTGCCCGGAGCTGGGTGACAGCCGTGCAGCTGATGGAGCAGAACCCTGAGTTCATCTTTGTCTGCTCCCAG GATGGGAACCTTCCCAGTGGagaggccatggtgaggcagttCCTGCAGGGCCAGAACTTCTTCCTGCAGGAGTTTGGGAAGATGTGCTCCGAG TTCTGGCTGCCAGATACGTTTGGCTACTCAGCGCAGCTCCCCCAGATCATGCGCAGCTGTGGCATCCGGCACTTCCTGACCCAAAAGCTGAGCTGGAACTTGGTGAACTCCTTTCCG CACCATACCTTTTTCTGGGAGGGGCTGGATGGCTCTCGTGTGCTGGCCCACTTCCCACCTGGTGACTCATATGGAATGCAGGGCAGTGTGGAGGAG GTGCTGAAGACCGTGACCAAAAATCAGGACAAAGGGCGGACCAACCACAGTGCTTTTCTCTTTGGCTTTGGGGATGGAGGTGGCGGCCCCACCCAGACCATGGTGGACCGCTTGAAGCGGCTGCGCAATACAGATGGGCTGCCCAG AGTGCAGCTGTCTTCTCCGGGGCAACTCTTCTCAGCGCTGGAGAGCGACTCGGGGCAGCTGTGCACATGGGTCGGGGAGCTCTTCCTGGAGCTGCACAATGGCACCTATACCACACATGCCCAG ATCAAGAAGGGGAACCGGGAATGTGAGCGGATCCTGCACGACGTGGAGCTGCTCAGCAGCCTGGCCCTGGCCCGAAGTGCCCACTTCCTATACCCGGCAGCCCAGCTGCAGGACCTCTGGAG GCTCCTGCTCCTGAACCAGTTCCATGACGTGGTGACTGGAAGCTGCATCCAGCTGGTGGCGGAGGAAGCCGTGTGCCACTATGAAG ACATCCGTTCCCATGGCAACACACTGCTCAGTGCTGCAGCCGCCGCCCTGTGTGCTGGAGAGCCAGGTCCCAAGGGCCTCCTCATTGTCAACACACTGCCCTGGAAGCGCACTGAAGTGTTGGCCCTGCCCAGGCCTGGCGGGGCCCACAGCCTAG CCCTGGTGACAGTACCCAGCATGGGCTAtgctcctgctcctgcccccacctcacTGCAGCCCCTGCTGCCCCAGCAGCCTGTGTTCGTGGTGCAAGAG ACTGATGGTTCTGTGACTCTGGACAACGGCATCATCCGGGTGAGGCTGGACCCGACTGGCTGCCTGACATCCCTGGTGCTGGTGGCCTCTGGCAG GGAGGCCATTGCTGAGGGCACTGTGGGGAACCAGTTTGTGCTGTTTGATGATGTCCCCCTGTACTGGGACGCATGGGACGTCATGGACTACCACCTAGAGACACG GAAGCCAGTGCTGGGCCAGGCAGGAACCTTGGCAGTGGGCACTGAGGGCGGCGTGCGGGGCAGCGCCTGGTTCCTGCTGCAGATCAGTGCCAACAGTCGGCTCAGCCAGGAGGTCGTGCTAGATGTTGGTTGCCCCTATGTCCGCTTCCACACTGAG gtgcACTGGCATGAGGCCCACAAGTTCCTGAAGGTGGAGTTCCCTGCCCGTGTGCGGAGCCCCCAGGCCACCTATGAGGTCCAGTTTGGACATCTGCAGCGGCCCACCCACTACAACACCTCTTGGGACTGGGCTCGATTTGAG GTGTGGGCGCACCGCTGGATGGATCTGTCAGAGCACGGCTTCGGGCTGGCCCTGCTCAACGACTCCAAGTACGGCGCGTCGGTGCGAGGCAGCGTCCTCAGCCTCTCACT CTTGCGGGCGCCTAAAGCCCCTGATGCCACTGCCGACATGGGGCGCCACGAGTTCACCTACGCGCTGATGCCACACGAGG GCTCCTTCCAGGACGCTGGCGTTATCCGCGCTGCCTACAGCGTCAACTTCCCCCTGCTGGTGCTGCCCACCCCCGGCCCTGCGCCCGCCGCCGCCTGGAGCGCCTTCTCCGTGTCCTCGCCCGCGGTGGTGTTGGAGACAGTCAAGCAG GCTGAGACCAGCCCCCAGGGCCGCACGCTGGTCCTGAGGCTGTACGAGGCCCACGGCAGCCACGTTGACTGCTGGCTGCACACGTCGCTGCCGGTTCAGGAGGCCGTCCT CTGCGACCTCCTGGAGCGGCGCGACCCTGCTGGCCACCTGCCCCTTCGGGACGCCCGCCTAAAGCTCACCTTTTCTCCCTTCCAAGTGCGGTCCCTGTTGCTCGTGCTGCAGCCCCCACCGAATTGA